A DNA window from Vanessa cardui chromosome 16, ilVanCard2.1, whole genome shotgun sequence contains the following coding sequences:
- the LOC124536534 gene encoding uncharacterized protein LOC124536534, with protein sequence MLFHCVLIIYSCTIIVYAKEFFDVQVDELMDSMLENVYMGKFRKSNLIYKSTTEISKYHTTKKSLVTTTRALTATRYSGLKKYAENMTMEEFIMRKRQIDIDNLLDLNFSPIPNFDKTNDEIAMQTRRFNSVRKEAKKQNNLRQVYFDYENGTFIYGEKNRTVTVMAQFVYETHYRLPYAQILRQKYIHDVKYRMGYCFALLRTLKQQQMVIYSTMRKYSKKMWVVFTHLKWYEKVLKLNVDIKDLIKYILHLNKIRENELTTTTEKLEKTQPQ encoded by the exons ATGTTATTTCattgtgttttaataatat ATTCATGTACAATTATTGTTTATGCAAAAGAGTTTTTTGATGTGCAAGTAGATGAACTTATGGATTCAATGCTCGAAAACGTTTATATGGGGAAGTTTCGAAAAAGCAATCTCATTTACAAAAGTACTACAGAAATTTCTAAGTATCATACAACTAAAAAATCATTGGTAACAACAACTAGAGCATTGACTGCTACAAGATATTCAGGACTTAAAAAATATGCTGAAAACATGACTATGGAGGAATTTATTATGAGAAAACGTCaaatagatatagataatttgttagatttaaattttagtcCGATACCAAATTTCGACAAAACCAATGATGAAATAGCCATGCAAACGAGAAGGTTCAACAGTGTTCGCAAGGAAgcaaagaaacaaaataatcttAGACAAGTATACTTCGATTATGAGAATGGAACATTTATTTACGGCGAAAAGAACAGAACGGTTACAGTTATGGCACAATTTGTATACGAAACACACTACCGTCTACCATATGCTCAAATACTTAGACAAAAGTATATACATGACGTTAAATATAGAATGGGGTATTGCTTTGCCTTGTTGAGGACGTTGAAGCAACAACAGATGGTGATATACTCGACAATGAGAAAGTATTCTAAAAAAATGTGGGTAGTGTTCACTCACCTTAAGTGGTATGAAAAGGTCTTGAAGTTAAATGTGgatattaaagatctaatcaAGTATATACTGCACTTGAATAAGATCCGGGAAAATGAACTGACTACAACAACAGAAAAGCTAGAAAAAACTCAgccacaataa